DNA from Tursiops truncatus isolate mTurTru1 chromosome 8, mTurTru1.mat.Y, whole genome shotgun sequence:
CTGTGATGAAGAGGGTGACCCCCAGCAGGAGCACTGCCAGGAGGAAACTTCTGTTCACCGGGGACTGGGCCAGGGGCTCGCTGGAGACCACCAGGTACCGGCCTTGGGTGCTGAGCTGACACGCGTCCGTGGCTGGCACCTTGGAGTCCCCTGAGCTCCCAGGGGTCGGCCCCACGGAAGCAGTGCCAGGCGCGGCTTCAGGCTCGCCCTGCTCCGGCGTCTGAGTGGTGCCTGGCCCCGCGGCCCCCGGCATGGATGTGACGGGGCTGGGCTGCGTTGGGGGGGCCGGGCTGGAGTGAGGGGCAGATGCTGGCGCTGTGCTGGCAGCCGGCTGGGGGGCCTTGGTCGTGGTCCCCACTGTCATGGATGCGGAAGCCGAAGAGGGGGAGGCGGGTTCTGGGGTTGTGTTGAGGAGGGTGGGCGCAGGCCTACTTGCCGTGTCAGCCGCAGTCCGGGCCGTCGGCGCCTGGACGGTGGGGCCCTGTGTGGACGCGTTAAGTGTTTGGGGACTCAGGGGCACCGTGGGGCTGGCTGTGGCATGGCCGGGGGTGTGCCCGGGACGACCGTGCGAGTCCAAGGGGCCGCTTACGCTTGCCAGGGCTGCAGCAGCTGTGGGAGCACCCGTGGCCGGCGTGGGTGTTGTGTGCGTCGCTGGCCCAGACAGTGTGCCGCTGCCAGGCGCCCGTGTGTGGGGTGAGGACGGGGTCCGCCGGTCAGACGCCGGGACAGGCGGCGTGGGCACCCCGGAGGTGGCTCCGTCAGGGGTCCCTTCTGCCGTCGCTGACGCGCCTGcctctgtcctgtgcattgtccCTGCTGTGACCGCAGGAGAGGTGGGGTCGCCTCCCCAAGTCCCTCTGGTCAACGTGATGGGAGAAGGTGTCACCGAGCTCATTCTTGCAGACATTTCATTCAAGACTCTCGTAACGGTTTCCATGGATGAGTTTTGTTCTGAATTCTCCAGCGTCTTGTTGAGGACTGAGTACCCTTAGGgtcagaaaagggaggaaaagataCGATCACCTTCAACCCTGTGCAGGTGGATCATTCAGAGACTGCCTTAATTTCCGGCCCGTGGGGCTGGCCGGGGAGGCTGTGTGGTGCCTTGCTTCTTAGCCCGGCAAACACGTTTCCCTCTCATCTCCTCCCTGCACACATCTGGCCGGCAGCCCATCACAGAGGCGCTCAGCACTTTGATTTAAAATCTCCTTTGTGCTCTCTGAACCCCAAGCCCATGAAAGGCTTcagagcttcatttttttttttttgcggtacgcgggcctctcactgctgtggcccctcccattgcggagcacagactctggacgcccaggctcagcggccatggctcatgggcccagccgctccgcggcacgtgggatcctcccggaccggggcacgaacccgcgtcccctgtatctgcaggtggactctcaaccactgcgccaccagggaagcccccagagcttCATTTTTTGATCCAGTTCTCAAAATATCATCATCTCTCACATTACAGGTGTGATTCGCCATTAAAAAAACCTATCCAACACACACCCAGGTTTACACAGCAGATAAACCGTTGCCCAGATATTCACACCATGCAAGAATTCTTGGCTTTATGATTGGATTCAAAGCAGGATTCCTGGAgaagaacagtgtctggcacagaggagAAGCGCCACTAAATATGTGACGTGTGGATCGACAAACTCCCCAATAAAGACGAGGTTTATGGAAGGAATGACATTTTGCAAGGCCAAGTAAGTCACCCTCTCAAGGCTCAGAGGCCAGGTCCCATGTTGGCCCAACAGGCCTTTGCAGCCCAGCCCCCGGGAGCTGCAGGGCCCCTGCAGGCCCGTCCAGCAGTCACACGGCTTTCTCACTTACGTGGATGCGGGGCTGTCAGGTGGCTTTCAGATAAGGACCAAGAGGAAACCCAGATGAGCACGAGGGCTGTCCACATCTTGCAGGTGAGCTGGCAGCAAGGCTGGGCGGTGCCCGAGGCCCCCAGCCTGCCGTTCCTCAGGCTGCTGACAGTTCCCTGCTGCTTGGCCGAGGAACCTAAGGTCAGGAAGGGAGGCATCTGGTCAGTGACACACGGGGCACAGGCCTGGCAACGCGCCGGCTGTGGAGTGCTCCGAGAGGTCCCAGGGTGCAAACCCAGCCAGATGTTTCCCCTGGGGCCTGGCATTCAGGAAGAGCATTCAGGAAGAGTGTCTCAGTCACGTGTTCAGGGATCCGCCCAGTGCCTGTTCCGACGGGTTTATAGCACTTCTTAACCCAGTCTCACTATGTGTCTTACTATCCCAGCTCAGAGTTCAGAGTATGAAAGAGCAGCAGAGAGGGGCGCCAAGACTTCCTCCTCAGCTTCTCTGTGGCCTCTGCAGGGCCCAGAGCACTTCTCTGCACCCGTGACAGCTGACCACATGGAAAGATTCCACTTAGCCAGCCAGCCACCACCCATCACCCATCCACTGCCcatcacccacccatccatccattcacccatccatcacccatccacccatcatccacccatccaccatccacccatGACCCACCCACTGCCcatcacccatccacccatcactcatccattcatccatccacccatcacccacccatccatccatccacccatctattacccatcacccacccatccatccatccacccatcacccacccatccatccatccatacacCCATCCACCACCcatcatccacccacccatccatccaccacccATCACCCATCCACCAGCCatcacccatccattcatccatccacccatcacccacccatccatccacccacccatccattacccatccacccatcacCCACCcatcacccatccacccatccaccgcCCATCACCCATCCACTCATCACCCATCCACCACCCATCACCCATCCACCGCCCGTCTCCCATCCACCCATCACCCATCCACCACCcatcacccatccacccatccaccgcccatcacccatccacccaccacccatcacccatccacccatcaccCATCCACTCATCACCCATCCACCACCCA
Protein-coding regions in this window:
- the C8H11orf24 gene encoding uncharacterized protein C11orf24 homolog; translation: MAQPGHTPRAAASRSSAKQQGTVSSLRNGRLGASGTAQPCCQLTCKMWTALVLIWVSSWSLSESHLTAPHPRYSVLNKTLENSEQNSSMETVTRVLNEMSARMSSVTPSPITLTRGTWGGDPTSPAVTAGTMHRTEAGASATAEGTPDGATSGVPTPPVPASDRRTPSSPHTRAPGSGTLSGPATHTTPTPATGAPTAAAALASVSGPLDSHGRPGHTPGHATASPTVPLSPQTLNASTQGPTVQAPTARTAADTASRPAPTLLNTTPEPASPSSASASMTVGTTTKAPQPAASTAPASAPHSSPAPPTQPSPVTSMPGAAGPGTTQTPEQGEPEAAPGTASVGPTPGSSGDSKVPATDACQLSTQGRYLVVSSEPLAQSPVNRSFLLAVLLLGVTLFITVLVLFALQAYESYKRKDYTQVDYLINGMYADSEM